A genomic segment from Nematostella vectensis chromosome 6, jaNemVect1.1, whole genome shotgun sequence encodes:
- the LOC5506349 gene encoding histone-lysine N-trimethyltransferase SMYD5 isoform X2 — protein MAVFNQTMDVTQSGFIVKETDSERGRALFASRDFKEGDTIFEEDPLVCSQFLWNAAYSYTACDHCMRSLETAQDMARRLSSNPTLELPYSAECCAVTKAGEPISYCPQCNVAYCSENCRIKALDQYHRILCLGTSTPDPNHPLVKLQETWKNIHYPPETANIMLIARIMATILQATNSDVKKGSFSHFCSNVVNKEQQIAHKLLGLHFQEQLDMIRILLSEAMYDDRLEQWFTPEGFSSLFALVGTNGQGIGTSYPALSDDERQAIDIFLNQLYEEMERVSGQFLNCEGAGLYALQSSCNHSCAPNAEVTFPKNNSTLVLKALHPIKNGEEICISYLEECQRERSRHSRLKYLRENYIFDCTCTKCELQANEPDESSSDGDDEHDDE, from the exons atggcggtctTCAATCAGACTATGGACGTGACTCAATCAGGGTTCATCGTAAAGGAAACAGACAGCGAAAGAGGGCGTGCATTATTCGCATCGAGAGATTTTAAGGAGGGTGACACCATATTTGAAGAAGACCCGCTTGTCTGTAGTCAGTTTTTGTGGAATGCTGCGTATTCGTACACCGCTTGTGATCATTGCATGCGGTCCTTGGAGACTGCTCAAGATATGGCGAGGCGGCTTAGCAGCAACCCAACACTAGAACTTCCCTACAGTGCAGAGTGTTGTGCAGTTACAAAAGCTGGCGAACCAATCAGTTATTGCCCTCAATGTAAC GTAGCTTACTGCAGTGAGAATTGCCGTATCAAAGCTCTTGATCAGTACCACCGCATACTTTGCCTTGGCACCTCCACTCCAGATCCTAACCACCCATTAGTCAAGCTGCAAGAAACATGGAA AAACATACATTATCCACCTGAAACAGCAAATATAATGCTTATTGCTAGAATAATGGCTACCATTCTTCAG GCAACTAACAGTGATGTTAAAAAAGGGTCATTCAGTCATTTTTGTTCGAACGTTGTCAATAAAGAGCAGCAAATTGCACACAAGCTTTTAGGCCTACATTTCCAG GAGCAGCTTGATATGATAAGAATTCTTCTGTCTGAAGCCATGTATGATGATAGACTTGAGCAG TGGTTTACACCAGAAGGATTCTCATCACTATTTGCACTAGTCGGGACAAATGGACAGGGAATAGGAACAAG TTACCCTGCACTGAGTGATGATGAAAGACAAGCAATAGACATTTTCCTTAATCAGCTTTATGAAGAAATGGAGAGAG TATCAGGGCAGTTTCTGAACTGTGAGGGGGCAGGCCTCTACGCTCTTCAAAGTAGTT gTAATCATAGTTGTGCACCAAATGCAGAAGTGACCTTTCCAAAAAATAACTCAACTCTTGTGTTAAAAGCTCTGCATCCTATTAAAAACGGAGAG GAAATTTGTATCAGTTATCTTGAAGAATGCCAAAGAGAAAGAAGTCGTCATAGCAGGCTGAAGTATCTTAG
- the LOC5506349 gene encoding histone-lysine N-trimethyltransferase SMYD5 isoform X1, translated as MAVFNQTMDVTQSGFIVKETDSERGRALFASRDFKEGDTIFEEDPLVCSQFLWNAAYSYTACDHCMRSLETAQDMARRLSSNPTLELPYSAECCAVTKAGEPISYCPQCNVAYCSENCRIKALDQYHRILCLGTSTPDPNHPLVKLQETWKNIHYPPETANIMLIARIMATILQATNSDVKKGSFSHFCSNVVNKEQQIAHKLLGLHFQEQLDMIRILLSEAMYDDRLEQWFTPEGFSSLFALVGTNGQGIGTSSLSLYVHNIDSYPALSDDERQAIDIFLNQLYEEMERVSGQFLNCEGAGLYALQSSCNHSCAPNAEVTFPKNNSTLVLKALHPIKNGEEICISYLEECQRERSRHSRLKYLRENYIFDCTCTKCELQANEPDESSSDGDDEHDDE; from the exons atggcggtctTCAATCAGACTATGGACGTGACTCAATCAGGGTTCATCGTAAAGGAAACAGACAGCGAAAGAGGGCGTGCATTATTCGCATCGAGAGATTTTAAGGAGGGTGACACCATATTTGAAGAAGACCCGCTTGTCTGTAGTCAGTTTTTGTGGAATGCTGCGTATTCGTACACCGCTTGTGATCATTGCATGCGGTCCTTGGAGACTGCTCAAGATATGGCGAGGCGGCTTAGCAGCAACCCAACACTAGAACTTCCCTACAGTGCAGAGTGTTGTGCAGTTACAAAAGCTGGCGAACCAATCAGTTATTGCCCTCAATGTAAC GTAGCTTACTGCAGTGAGAATTGCCGTATCAAAGCTCTTGATCAGTACCACCGCATACTTTGCCTTGGCACCTCCACTCCAGATCCTAACCACCCATTAGTCAAGCTGCAAGAAACATGGAA AAACATACATTATCCACCTGAAACAGCAAATATAATGCTTATTGCTAGAATAATGGCTACCATTCTTCAG GCAACTAACAGTGATGTTAAAAAAGGGTCATTCAGTCATTTTTGTTCGAACGTTGTCAATAAAGAGCAGCAAATTGCACACAAGCTTTTAGGCCTACATTTCCAG GAGCAGCTTGATATGATAAGAATTCTTCTGTCTGAAGCCATGTATGATGATAGACTTGAGCAG TGGTTTACACCAGAAGGATTCTCATCACTATTTGCACTAGTCGGGACAAATGGACAGGGAATAGGAACAAG CTCACTTAGTTTGTATGTGCACAATATTGACAGTTACCCTGCACTGAGTGATGATGAAAGACAAGCAATAGACATTTTCCTTAATCAGCTTTATGAAGAAATGGAGAGAG TATCAGGGCAGTTTCTGAACTGTGAGGGGGCAGGCCTCTACGCTCTTCAAAGTAGTT gTAATCATAGTTGTGCACCAAATGCAGAAGTGACCTTTCCAAAAAATAACTCAACTCTTGTGTTAAAAGCTCTGCATCCTATTAAAAACGGAGAG GAAATTTGTATCAGTTATCTTGAAGAATGCCAAAGAGAAAGAAGTCGTCATAGCAGGCTGAAGTATCTTAG